The window CCTCGCGCAGTATCATGATCGGGGGCTCGGCGGTGCGCGTCGCCAGCGGCGAGGTCCGCGACAAGATGCTCGCCGTGGCCGCCCAGCTCCTGGAGGCCGCCCGCGAGGACCTCCAGGTCGAGGAGGGGCGCTTCTTCCCCAAGGGGAGCCCCCATCGCGCGGTCACCTTTCGCCAGGTGGCCCAGGAGGTCTACGGCAATCCGTTCGGCCCCTTCGCCGAGGGGATCGAGCCGGGCCTGGAGGCCACCCGCTATTTCCGCAGCCCGAATGTCCATCACCAGCCCAAGCGAGACGGCCGCTTCAACGCCTACCCGACCTGGCCGAGCGCCGCCGCCGCCTGCATCGTGGAGGTCGACCCCGAGACCGGGCACGTGAGGGTCCTCCGCTACTGCCTGGTGGACGATAGCGGGACGATCATCAACCCGCTCCTGGTGGACGCCAACCTGCATGGGGCCCTGGCCCAGGCGATCGGCGGCGCCCTCTACGAGGAGGTGGCCTACGACCAGGCGGGGCAGCTCCAGACCGCGACGCTGATGGACTACACCATCCCGACCGCGGTGGAGCTGCCGCGCTTCGAGATCGAGCACCAGCACACGCCGTCCCCCTTCACGCCACTGGGGGCCAAAGGCGTCGGCGAGTCCGGGATGGGCAGCGCGCTGGGTGCCCTGTGCGGCGCCATCGAGGACGCGTTCCCGGATCTCGACGTACGGATCACCGAGTTACCGCTGACTCCCGGCCGCGTCTGGCGGGCCATCCAGGATGCGCGAGCGCGCCGGCCCACCCACCCGACCCGTAAGGGTGCGGGCGCCGCCCAAGGCAAGGAGCCCCGATGAGCTTCGCAGATCTGCGCCAATTCCTGGCCTATCTCCAAGAGCGCGGCGAGCTCGTCACCATCGACGACGAGGTCGACCGTCGCTACGAAGTCGCCGCCTATATCCGCAAGAGTTCGGACGGGAACGGCCCGGCCTTCCTCTTCAAGAACGTGCGCGGCTTCGACATGCCCATCGTCGGCGGCATCTTCTGCACTTCGAACAAGGCGCTGCTGGCGCTGGAGACGACCGATTACAAGCAAGGCCTCGACCGGTTCATTGGCGCTCTCCAGCGGCCACTGGAACCGCGCCGCGTCGCGACCGGGCCGTGCAAAGAGGTGCGGCTCCTCGGCAGCCAGGTGGACC is drawn from Candidatus Methylomirabilota bacterium and contains these coding sequences:
- a CDS encoding molybdopterin cofactor-binding domain-containing protein; protein product: SRSIMIGGSAVRVASGEVRDKMLAVAAQLLEAAREDLQVEEGRFFPKGSPHRAVTFRQVAQEVYGNPFGPFAEGIEPGLEATRYFRSPNVHHQPKRDGRFNAYPTWPSAAAACIVEVDPETGHVRVLRYCLVDDSGTIINPLLVDANLHGALAQAIGGALYEEVAYDQAGQLQTATLMDYTIPTAVELPRFEIEHQHTPSPFTPLGAKGVGESGMGSALGALCGAIEDAFPDLDVRITELPLTPGRVWRAIQDARARRPTHPTRKGAGAAQGKEPR